In Thermosynechococcus sichuanensis E542, a single genomic region encodes these proteins:
- a CDS encoding mechanosensitive ion channel family protein, with amino-acid sequence MINLHQRLWRWGAIALLAFFLAILSPWPTVAQVALPGISQTSVAPPPPGVTRIGELEITDVRFDGNTLFTIAAPTVRDRDNPGNAIPVEVRADLIQSNLRRVLQTALDHGRRSPARVDIGVARLNNVLVISARIGQAERTTRLLTVTEADSDYHQLPPDTLAQQWRDILQAQMNRAIQERTDTALMSQIQEAVLIFVKVSAGSFVILIVQRFLIHQRKRLQQQLETAAPETTEPEWVLPLLPHLRHHFFLKQRLKLISLVRYLLLWGQVALWLLGLAAILRLFPMTRWLSSQVYGLPILWMVVWFGTGLLNQFADLAFDRIRVFWEQNNLLKFADTQRKTLRISTTVEVMRGFKTAVIYLTRLVVILGSLGVPVSSILAVGGFLALAISLGSQNLVKDIINGLLIVWEDQYGIGDVVEIEPYSGMVENLNLRITQLRNAEGRLITIPNSTITKVANLTRTWSRVNLELWVDIETNPDRLLSLLDDLSRHFYEEPQWQLKMLERPEVLGIDEITASGLLVRIWIKTRPGQQWAVGREFRRRVLNLMAAEGIAVGRLHQQLHLARDRNGKNGSDEKTYPSPLES; translated from the coding sequence ATGATCAACCTACATCAACGACTATGGCGGTGGGGAGCGATCGCCCTTTTGGCCTTTTTTTTAGCCATTCTCTCCCCGTGGCCGACCGTCGCCCAAGTAGCCCTGCCGGGAATTAGTCAAACCTCGGTTGCCCCCCCACCCCCCGGTGTCACCCGCATTGGCGAACTAGAAATTACCGATGTGCGCTTTGATGGCAACACGCTCTTTACAATTGCTGCGCCAACAGTTCGCGATCGCGATAACCCCGGGAACGCAATTCCTGTTGAAGTCCGAGCGGATTTAATTCAATCGAACCTACGACGGGTACTTCAAACTGCCCTTGATCATGGGCGGCGATCGCCAGCGAGAGTCGATATTGGGGTTGCTCGCCTCAATAATGTTTTAGTCATCAGTGCCCGCATTGGCCAAGCGGAACGCACCACTCGCCTCCTGACCGTCACAGAAGCTGACAGCGACTACCATCAACTGCCCCCCGACACCCTTGCCCAGCAGTGGCGAGACATTTTGCAGGCGCAGATGAACCGAGCGATTCAGGAACGCACCGACACAGCCCTGATGTCGCAAATTCAGGAGGCTGTCTTGATCTTTGTCAAGGTGAGTGCCGGTAGTTTCGTCATTTTAATTGTCCAACGCTTCTTGATCCACCAACGCAAGCGTCTGCAACAGCAACTCGAGACAGCGGCACCTGAGACCACAGAACCAGAGTGGGTTTTGCCCCTCTTGCCTCATCTGCGGCACCATTTTTTTCTCAAGCAGCGCCTCAAGCTAATTAGTCTCGTTCGGTATCTGCTGTTGTGGGGACAAGTGGCTCTGTGGCTACTCGGCCTAGCAGCAATTCTGCGCCTCTTCCCCATGACCCGCTGGCTGAGTTCCCAAGTCTATGGCTTGCCGATTCTTTGGATGGTGGTGTGGTTTGGCACGGGGCTGCTCAACCAATTTGCTGACTTGGCTTTCGATCGCATTCGTGTTTTCTGGGAGCAAAATAATCTGCTCAAGTTTGCCGATACCCAGCGCAAGACCCTGCGGATTAGTACCACGGTGGAAGTAATGCGCGGCTTTAAGACCGCTGTGATCTACCTCACTCGACTGGTGGTCATTCTTGGCTCTCTAGGTGTTCCCGTGTCCTCGATTCTCGCGGTGGGGGGCTTTCTAGCCTTGGCTATTTCCTTGGGGTCGCAGAACTTGGTGAAGGACATTATCAATGGGCTGCTCATTGTCTGGGAAGACCAGTACGGCATTGGTGATGTGGTGGAAATTGAACCCTACTCAGGTATGGTGGAAAATCTCAATTTGCGGATTACTCAGTTGCGCAATGCCGAGGGTCGGCTGATTACGATTCCCAATAGTACGATTACGAAGGTGGCGAACCTTACCCGGACTTGGTCGCGGGTGAATCTGGAACTGTGGGTGGATATTGAGACCAATCCCGATCGCCTGTTGTCGTTGCTGGATGACCTGAGTCGTCACTTTTATGAAGAACCCCAATGGCAACTGAAGATGCTGGAGCGGCCAGAGGTGCTGGGAATTGATGAGATTACTGCCAGTGGGTTACTCGTGCGCATCTGGATTAAAACCCGACCAGGACAACAATGGGCTGTGGGGCGGGAGTTTCGGCGGCGAGTACTCAACCTGATGGCCGCAGAGGGGATTGCCGTGGGTCGGCTGCATCAACAGCTTCATTTGGCGCGCGATCGCAACGGCAAAAACGGCAGCGATGAAAAGACCTATCCTTCTCCCTTGGAATCCTGA
- the aspS gene encoding aspartate--tRNA ligase, whose protein sequence is MRTHYCGDVRLTDVGTTVTLYGWVDRRRDHGGVIFIDLRDRSGIVQIVSDPQRTPDSYAQADRLRSEYVVKIVGRVSKRPADSVNPKLATGDIEIYADHIDVLNTVRQQLPFAISSTENEPVREEVRLRYRYLDLRRERMARNLQLRHRVVQAMRRFLEDEAGFIEVETPILTRSTPEGARDYLVPSRVNPGEWFALPQSPQLFKQLLMVAGCDRYYQIARCFRDEDLRADRQPEFTQLDMEMSFMDQDEIIDLNEALICHIFKTVKGIDLPRPFPRLSYQEAMDRYGTDKPDTRYGLELVDVSDILKDSGFKVFSGAIAQGGVVKILPIPNGNDRISNVRIKPGGDLFQEATTAGAKGLAYIRVRDNGEIDTIGAIKDNLSPEQKAMLLKRTGAEPGHLLLFGAGDRATVNKTLDRLRQTIAHEFDLIDPTAIHLLWVVDFPMFEWNAEEKRLEALHHPFTAPHPADLDDLKTARAQAYDLIFNGYEVGGGSLRIYQPELQRQVFETIGLDEATAQEKFGFLLEAFEFGTPPHGGIAYGLDRLVMLLAGEDSIRDTIAFPKTQQARCLLTGAPSSVEPQQLKELHVTPAKPAKTTAKTKA, encoded by the coding sequence ATGCGCACACACTACTGTGGCGATGTTCGGCTAACGGATGTCGGAACAACGGTCACCCTCTACGGTTGGGTGGATCGGCGGCGAGATCATGGCGGCGTGATCTTTATTGACCTGCGCGATCGCTCCGGCATTGTCCAAATTGTCAGTGACCCCCAGCGCACTCCCGACTCCTATGCTCAAGCCGATCGCCTGCGCAGTGAGTATGTGGTGAAAATTGTTGGCCGTGTCAGCAAGCGCCCTGCGGATTCGGTGAACCCGAAATTGGCCACGGGCGACATCGAGATCTACGCCGATCACATTGATGTCCTCAATACGGTGCGCCAACAACTCCCCTTTGCCATCTCCAGTACCGAGAATGAGCCAGTGCGGGAAGAGGTGCGGCTGCGCTACCGCTATCTTGATCTACGGCGGGAACGGATGGCACGGAATTTACAGTTACGCCATCGCGTTGTCCAAGCCATGCGCCGCTTCCTCGAGGATGAAGCCGGCTTTATTGAAGTGGAAACTCCCATTCTCACCCGCTCGACTCCGGAGGGTGCCCGCGATTATTTAGTGCCCAGTCGGGTGAATCCGGGAGAATGGTTTGCTCTGCCTCAATCGCCGCAGTTGTTCAAGCAGTTGTTGATGGTGGCGGGGTGCGATCGCTATTACCAGATTGCCCGCTGTTTTCGCGATGAGGATTTGCGAGCCGATCGCCAACCCGAATTTACGCAACTGGACATGGAGATGAGCTTCATGGATCAGGATGAAATTATTGATCTCAACGAAGCACTCATCTGCCACATTTTCAAAACCGTGAAGGGCATTGATCTGCCGCGCCCCTTTCCCCGCCTGAGTTACCAAGAGGCCATGGATCGCTATGGCACCGATAAGCCCGATACCCGCTATGGCCTTGAACTGGTGGATGTCTCCGATATTCTGAAAGATTCGGGTTTCAAAGTCTTTAGTGGGGCGATCGCCCAAGGGGGCGTGGTAAAAATTTTGCCCATTCCCAATGGCAACGATCGCATCTCCAACGTGCGCATTAAACCCGGCGGCGATCTCTTCCAAGAGGCCACCACTGCCGGCGCCAAGGGACTGGCCTACATCCGCGTTCGTGACAATGGCGAGATTGATACCATTGGTGCCATCAAAGATAATCTTTCCCCAGAGCAAAAAGCGATGCTCCTCAAGCGTACCGGTGCCGAGCCGGGGCATCTTCTCCTCTTTGGGGCAGGGGACAGGGCAACGGTGAATAAAACCCTCGATCGCCTGCGGCAGACCATTGCCCATGAGTTTGACCTTATTGATCCAACAGCAATCCATCTCCTGTGGGTGGTGGATTTCCCTATGTTTGAGTGGAACGCCGAGGAAAAACGCCTTGAAGCATTGCACCACCCCTTTACAGCCCCCCATCCCGCCGACCTAGACGATCTCAAAACCGCCCGTGCCCAAGCCTATGACCTCATCTTCAATGGCTACGAAGTGGGCGGCGGCAGCTTGCGGATTTATCAACCGGAATTGCAGCGGCAAGTTTTTGAAACCATTGGCCTTGATGAGGCGACGGCTCAAGAAAAATTTGGTTTTCTCCTAGAAGCCTTTGAATTTGGCACCCCACCCCACGGCGGCATTGCCTATGGTTTAGATCGTTTGGTCATGCTCCTAGCGGGCGAAGATTCGATTCGCGATACGATCGCCTTCCCGAAAACCCAGCAGGCGCGTTGCCTTCTCACCGGTGCCCCCAGCAGTGTCGAACCGCAGCAACTTAAGGAACTTCATGTAACGCCGGCTAAGCCCGCGAAAACCACTGCTAAAACCAAAGCCTAG
- a CDS encoding gamma-glutamylcyclotransferase family protein, giving the protein MTLLRLFVYGTLKPGYQPHDILCRPWLSAHQPALVRGRLYHLPMGYPALTAEEGWVQGELLIFNDPPPSVLARLDAFEGYNPNLSPEANAYHRQEVPVYDLNHQPLGTAWAYIMSTEQVRHVNGEWLPAGVWNRPTDLRA; this is encoded by the coding sequence ATGACGCTACTACGCCTTTTTGTCTATGGCACCCTCAAACCCGGCTATCAACCCCATGACATCCTCTGTCGGCCTTGGCTCAGTGCCCATCAACCGGCGTTGGTGAGAGGCCGCCTTTATCACCTGCCGATGGGGTATCCCGCTCTGACGGCGGAAGAGGGTTGGGTACAAGGGGAGTTATTGATCTTTAATGACCCACCTCCCAGTGTATTGGCGCGGCTGGATGCCTTTGAGGGCTACAATCCCAACTTATCTCCCGAAGCGAATGCCTACCATCGCCAAGAGGTGCCAGTGTATGACTTAAATCATCAACCCTTGGGCACAGCATGGGCTTACATTATGAGCACTGAGCAAGTGCGGCATGTCAACGGTGAATGGTTGCCAGCGGGGGTGTGGAATCGGCCAACGGATCTACGTGCCTAG
- a CDS encoding MarC family protein → MVHPTFSFLLGTLAALFPIADPIGAIPIFCTLTAKHPPKYRRQQAKQVALNVFAVLVTFFLGGKLVLGFFGISLAVVRIAGGLIVAHTAWQMVTSHQRLTLQEHAEAIDKEDITFTPMAVPLISGPGAIGVTMTLSTRCQHWEEYLGCLLGIGLFSGVVYLCLVLGQPLLQKWGKTGVGALTRILGFLILAIAVQLIAEGSLEFVRANLDQTR, encoded by the coding sequence ATGGTGCATCCAACCTTCTCTTTTCTGCTGGGAACACTGGCGGCGTTGTTTCCGATTGCAGACCCGATTGGTGCCATTCCCATCTTTTGCACCCTCACGGCGAAACATCCGCCCAAATACCGTCGCCAACAAGCCAAACAAGTTGCCCTAAATGTCTTTGCCGTTTTGGTCACGTTTTTTCTGGGGGGTAAGCTTGTTCTTGGTTTCTTTGGTATTTCCTTAGCCGTAGTACGCATTGCGGGGGGGCTGATCGTGGCTCATACTGCTTGGCAAATGGTGACTTCCCACCAACGCTTAACGCTTCAGGAGCATGCAGAAGCGATTGATAAGGAAGATATTACCTTTACGCCCATGGCCGTTCCTTTGATTAGTGGGCCGGGGGCGATCGGCGTGACCATGACCCTGTCAACCCGCTGCCAACACTGGGAAGAGTACCTTGGCTGTCTGTTGGGGATTGGTCTGTTTAGCGGTGTGGTCTATCTTTGTCTTGTTTTGGGCCAGCCACTCCTGCAAAAGTGGGGTAAAACTGGCGTGGGGGCGCTAACCCGCATTCTCGGATTTTTGATTTTGGCGATCGCGGTGCAGTTGATTGCCGAGGGCAGTCTGGAATTCGTCAGAGCAAACCTAGATCAAACTCGCTAA
- a CDS encoding NAD(P)/FAD-dependent oxidoreductase, with amino-acid sequence MQELLYLEVPTPDTAAVIHWLHHTFQPRIGAIAPKSSGGCWQVPNTTTELAIFLWSLQRTTYLKVMRWGEQRFPQERACLQHLQGELRLAFPLKPEVLPPWPAGKTIFEALADRYPLTVKYFQRMPQGEADLERVYWWEQRWRQGVQQPSPPLAVLHRATTHCEPPSYDLVYVGGALGVIHAAVMARLGYRVLVIERLPFGRMNREWNISRMEFQSLIDLGLFTAAEFETLIAREYRDGFNKFFDATSPAHCRAPVLHTPTVLNIALDSGKFLHLCGEKLRQAGGEIWDWTEFETATIHPNGVVLQAQHRQTQQQRQAIARVLVDAMGTASPIARQLNGGRAYDSVCPTVGAIVKGIAPEVWDGDYGDVLFSHGDISRGRQLIWELFPGAGEERTIYLFHYHHIQPAFPGSLLELYEDFFTILPEYRRCDLDQLTWVKPTFGYIPGYFSHHRGDRAVAFDRVLAIGDAASLQSPLVFTGFGSLVRNLPRLTDLLDTALRHDLVQKQFLNQIRAYQSNTAVTWLFSRGMMVPSDRPLPPERVNAMLNTFFGILGQESPELADRFIKDRAGWLPFNRMALRAAWQNPGLLWWIYDMVGLGDLLRWLQSYLSFSLDALYHALFGFWLPPLVRRCQPWLEPLAPQLWFWLLVHSYALSYSVGQPRLERPLAPLPTPRVDQAVSPR; translated from the coding sequence ATGCAAGAACTCCTATACCTTGAGGTGCCCACTCCCGATACCGCAGCGGTGATTCACTGGCTGCACCACACCTTTCAGCCACGCATTGGCGCCATTGCGCCCAAATCCAGCGGCGGCTGTTGGCAGGTTCCCAATACCACTACGGAACTCGCCATTTTTCTGTGGAGTCTGCAACGTACCACGTACCTCAAGGTGATGCGCTGGGGAGAGCAGCGTTTTCCGCAGGAGCGTGCCTGTCTCCAACACCTTCAGGGGGAACTGCGTTTGGCCTTTCCCCTTAAACCTGAGGTACTTCCTCCTTGGCCGGCTGGCAAGACCATTTTTGAGGCCTTGGCCGATCGCTATCCACTGACGGTGAAATACTTCCAACGCATGCCCCAAGGGGAAGCGGATCTAGAGCGGGTCTATTGGTGGGAGCAACGCTGGCGCCAAGGGGTACAACAGCCCAGCCCCCCGCTTGCGGTGTTGCACAGGGCAACAACACATTGCGAGCCTCCCAGCTATGACTTGGTTTATGTGGGGGGTGCCTTGGGGGTAATCCACGCAGCGGTAATGGCGCGGTTGGGCTATCGGGTGCTGGTGATCGAGCGGTTGCCCTTTGGCCGCATGAATCGGGAGTGGAATATCTCCCGCATGGAGTTTCAGAGCCTAATTGATCTGGGCTTGTTTACGGCTGCGGAGTTTGAGACCCTCATTGCCCGCGAATACCGTGATGGTTTTAACAAGTTCTTTGATGCCACGAGTCCTGCCCATTGTCGGGCACCCGTACTGCACACCCCGACGGTTCTCAACATTGCCCTTGATTCAGGGAAATTCCTGCATTTATGCGGTGAGAAACTGCGCCAAGCGGGCGGTGAGATTTGGGATTGGACAGAATTTGAGACAGCCACCATTCATCCCAATGGGGTGGTTTTACAAGCCCAGCACCGCCAAACCCAGCAACAGCGACAGGCGATCGCCCGTGTTCTTGTGGATGCCATGGGTACCGCCTCTCCCATTGCCCGTCAACTGAACGGTGGTCGTGCCTACGATAGCGTTTGTCCGACAGTGGGGGCGATTGTTAAGGGCATTGCCCCAGAGGTTTGGGACGGCGATTATGGGGATGTCCTCTTTAGTCACGGTGATATTTCGCGGGGACGGCAACTCATTTGGGAACTGTTTCCGGGGGCAGGAGAAGAGCGCACGATTTATCTTTTTCACTACCACCACATTCAGCCAGCGTTTCCCGGCTCTTTGCTGGAACTCTACGAAGACTTCTTTACAATCTTGCCGGAGTACCGCCGCTGCGATTTAGATCAACTGACTTGGGTGAAGCCGACGTTTGGTTACATCCCCGGCTACTTTAGCCACCACCGGGGCGATCGCGCCGTGGCCTTTGATCGCGTCTTGGCCATTGGCGATGCTGCCTCACTGCAATCCCCCTTGGTGTTTACTGGCTTTGGCTCGCTGGTGCGCAACCTGCCACGCTTGACGGATCTACTGGACACTGCACTACGTCATGACCTTGTGCAAAAGCAATTTCTGAACCAAATTCGCGCTTATCAGAGCAATACAGCAGTGACATGGCTCTTTTCACGGGGCATGATGGTGCCCAGCGATCGCCCCCTACCCCCCGAGCGGGTGAATGCTATGCTCAACACCTTTTTTGGTATCCTCGGACAGGAATCCCCCGAATTAGCCGATCGCTTTATCAAAGACCGTGCGGGTTGGCTGCCCTTTAACCGTATGGCGCTGCGAGCTGCTTGGCAAAATCCCGGCCTCCTCTGGTGGATCTACGACATGGTGGGGCTTGGGGATCTGCTGCGTTGGCTGCAAAGCTACCTCAGTTTTAGCTTGGATGCCCTGTACCATGCCCTCTTTGGCTTTTGGCTACCCCCCTTGGTGCGCCGTTGTCAACCGTGGCTAGAACCTTTGGCACCCCAACTGTGGTTTTGGCTCTTGGTGCACAGCTATGCCCTGAGTTACTCTGTGGGTCAACCTCGCCTTGAGCGTCCTTTGGCACCGCTACCCACCCCTAGAGTTGATCAAGCCGTTTCCCCCCGCTAA
- the ruvC gene encoding crossover junction endodeoxyribonuclease RuvC, with the protein MRILGLDPGLATLGYGCIEIHGNTCQVCDFGVITTPSDAPVGDRLQSLYTDLHTLIPALQPDWVALERLFFYKMSHTIVVAQARGVILLVLSQLHCPLMEFTPPQVKQALTGYGNAAKMDVQQAVQRELNLSTLPKPDDAADALAIALTASRHCDSINS; encoded by the coding sequence GTGCGCATCCTTGGCCTAGACCCCGGCCTTGCGACCCTTGGCTATGGCTGTATTGAAATTCACGGCAACACCTGCCAAGTGTGTGATTTTGGCGTAATTACCACGCCATCAGATGCGCCGGTGGGCGATCGCCTCCAGAGTCTCTACACCGATCTGCACACACTGATTCCCGCTCTCCAACCGGATTGGGTGGCCTTGGAGCGGCTCTTTTTCTACAAAATGAGTCATACGATTGTGGTTGCCCAAGCGCGGGGTGTGATTCTCTTGGTTTTAAGTCAACTGCACTGTCCCCTAATGGAATTCACCCCTCCCCAAGTGAAGCAAGCCCTGACTGGCTATGGCAATGCTGCGAAAATGGACGTTCAACAGGCGGTGCAACGGGAACTCAATCTCAGCACACTGCCCAAGCCCGATGACGCTGCCGATGCCCTAGCGATCGCCCTCACAGCCAGTCGCCACTGCGACAGCATCAACAGTTGA
- a CDS encoding NAD(P)/FAD-dependent oxidoreductase: protein MTEAAVTSQICILGGGFGGLYTALRLAQFPWSSPLEITLVDHSDRFVFTPLLYELITGELQAWEIAPPFVELLKETPVVFHQGRVAAVDLKTKTVHLSEGNPLTYEKLVLALGGETPKNSIPGVAAYALTFRTLSDAYRLEEALQRCEHSDRDRIRVVVVGAGPSGVELACKLAERLGSRGRIRLVDRNSEILKSSPEFNRKAALRALEERGVWIDLETTPVAVTADQISLQYKDRVDDLPVDIVLWTVGTAVSPVIAALDLPKTPTGRLQVMPTLQVVDHPEIFALGDAADAVDEQGQAIPHTAQAAFQQADYAAWNLWASLSDRPLLPCRYSHLGEMLTLGTDRAALAGLGLTLDGPLAYLARRLAYLYRMPTLEHQLKVGLNWMAKPILDLLTGITN from the coding sequence ATGACGGAAGCAGCGGTGACAAGCCAAATTTGCATTCTCGGTGGTGGTTTTGGCGGGCTTTATACCGCCCTCCGCCTTGCTCAATTCCCTTGGTCTTCACCTTTAGAAATTACCCTTGTGGATCATAGCGATCGCTTTGTGTTTACTCCCCTCCTTTACGAATTGATTACGGGGGAGCTACAGGCGTGGGAAATTGCGCCGCCCTTTGTGGAGTTGCTCAAGGAGACTCCCGTGGTCTTTCATCAGGGAAGGGTGGCCGCTGTCGATCTCAAGACAAAAACGGTGCACTTGAGCGAGGGCAACCCCCTCACCTATGAAAAACTGGTTCTCGCCCTAGGGGGGGAAACGCCCAAAAACAGTATCCCCGGTGTGGCGGCATATGCCTTGACCTTCCGTACCCTCAGTGATGCCTACCGCCTAGAGGAAGCACTGCAACGCTGCGAGCACTCCGATCGCGATCGCATTCGAGTTGTGGTGGTGGGTGCTGGTCCGAGTGGGGTGGAATTGGCCTGTAAGCTAGCGGAGCGCTTAGGCAGCCGCGGGCGTATTCGTTTGGTGGATCGCAACAGCGAGATTCTCAAGTCTTCTCCCGAATTTAATCGCAAGGCAGCCTTGCGTGCCCTTGAAGAGCGGGGCGTTTGGATTGACCTAGAAACAACGCCGGTTGCTGTTACTGCTGATCAAATTTCCCTGCAATACAAAGACCGCGTGGATGATCTGCCCGTGGATATTGTCCTATGGACGGTGGGGACAGCGGTTTCACCGGTAATTGCAGCCCTTGATTTGCCCAAAACGCCCACGGGACGCCTTCAGGTAATGCCGACATTACAGGTTGTTGATCATCCGGAGATTTTTGCCCTAGGGGATGCAGCGGATGCCGTGGATGAGCAGGGACAAGCAATTCCCCATACGGCCCAGGCGGCGTTTCAACAGGCGGATTATGCCGCGTGGAATCTTTGGGCCAGTCTCAGCGATCGCCCCCTACTTCCCTGTCGTTATTCCCATCTCGGTGAAATGCTCACCCTCGGTACAGATCGCGCTGCCTTGGCGGGTTTGGGGCTGACCCTTGATGGCCCTCTGGCCTACTTGGCACGGCGACTGGCCTACCTCTACCGCATGCCCACCCTCGAACATCAACTGAAGGTGGGGCTGAACTGGATGGCAAAACCAATTTTGGATCTGTTGACCGGTATCACGAACTAG
- a CDS encoding HAD-IA family hydrolase, which yields MLPLDPPQLITLDAVGTLFGLRESVGTVYGRFAAEVGVQVDPAALDVAFFKAFKAAPPCAFPELKASQRTEAELRWWQGVAADTFRRAGVLEQFADFGAFFAPVFAYYATAEPWFLYEDVLPALKDWQGQGIALMVVSNFDSRLYGVLEALGLAPFFKEVWISSEVGAAKPDRLIFERAVASYPASQVWHIGDSWEDDVLGAQGAGLQAIWLRRDRPLLPDQVINAALAVPEISDLADAQVILRGTAS from the coding sequence ATGCTCCCGCTTGATCCGCCCCAACTCATTACCCTCGATGCGGTCGGCACCCTCTTTGGCCTACGGGAATCCGTGGGTACTGTTTATGGTCGCTTTGCGGCCGAAGTAGGGGTTCAGGTTGATCCAGCCGCGTTGGATGTGGCCTTCTTTAAGGCCTTTAAGGCTGCTCCGCCCTGTGCTTTCCCTGAGCTTAAGGCTTCACAACGAACAGAGGCAGAATTGCGCTGGTGGCAAGGGGTTGCGGCGGACACATTTCGTCGTGCGGGCGTACTGGAGCAATTTGCTGATTTTGGCGCATTTTTTGCTCCCGTCTTTGCCTACTATGCCACGGCTGAACCTTGGTTCCTCTATGAGGATGTCTTGCCTGCTTTGAAGGATTGGCAAGGGCAGGGCATTGCCTTGATGGTGGTGTCCAATTTTGATAGCCGTCTGTATGGTGTCCTCGAGGCCTTGGGGTTAGCGCCGTTTTTCAAGGAGGTGTGGATTTCCAGTGAGGTGGGGGCGGCGAAACCGGATCGGCTGATTTTTGAGCGGGCAGTGGCTTCCTATCCAGCGTCTCAGGTCTGGCACATTGGTGACAGTTGGGAGGATGATGTCCTTGGTGCCCAGGGTGCTGGTCTGCAAGCGATTTGGCTGCGGCGCGATCGCCCCCTATTACCAGATCAAGTCATCAACGCGGCCTTAGCTGTGCCCGAAATTAGTGACCTCGCAGATGCGCAAGTTATACTGAGGGGGACAGCGTCATGA
- the psb29 gene encoding photosystem II biogenesis protein Psp29, giving the protein MQNPRTVSDTKRAFYAAHTRPIHSIYRRFIEELLVEIHLLRVNVDFRYSPLFALGVVTAFDQFMEGYQPEGDRANIFHALCGAEEMNPQQLKEDAASWQQYQGRPLSQILDELNSNQPSAPLNSLNHEGKYSRLHAVGLYAFLQELAGDLTTNLNETLDQLAPVIKLPIEKVKRDLELYRSNLDKINQARSLMKELVEQERKRRAQEASPPPAVDASSDAPA; this is encoded by the coding sequence GTGCAAAATCCTCGAACTGTCTCTGATACCAAACGCGCCTTTTACGCGGCTCACACGCGACCGATTCACTCGATCTACCGTCGCTTTATTGAAGAACTGCTGGTTGAGATTCACCTGCTGCGCGTCAATGTAGATTTTCGCTACTCTCCCCTCTTTGCCCTTGGGGTCGTTACCGCCTTTGACCAGTTTATGGAGGGTTATCAGCCCGAGGGCGATCGCGCCAATATTTTCCATGCCCTCTGTGGGGCTGAGGAAATGAACCCGCAACAGCTCAAGGAGGATGCCGCCAGTTGGCAACAGTACCAAGGCCGTCCCTTGAGTCAAATCCTTGATGAACTCAACAGTAACCAACCCAGTGCTCCCCTCAACAGCCTCAACCATGAGGGCAAATATAGCCGCCTTCATGCGGTGGGACTCTATGCCTTCCTGCAGGAGCTGGCGGGGGATCTGACAACGAATCTCAACGAGACACTCGATCAACTCGCTCCCGTCATTAAGCTGCCAATTGAGAAAGTCAAGCGCGATCTCGAACTCTACCGCAGCAACCTCGACAAAATAAATCAGGCTCGTAGTCTGATGAAAGAACTTGTGGAGCAAGAACGCAAGCGCCGTGCTCAGGAGGCCTCTCCCCCACCCGCTGTGGATGCCAGTTCCGATGCTCCCGCTTGA
- a CDS encoding DUF309 domain-containing protein, which translates to MMRPELALAITQFNNGEFYACHDTLEALWLEASEPERTFYQGLLQIAVACYHLRRGNQRGAILLLGEGRRRLEQCDPDVCGLDLTTFLTAVAALQVQLQTPLDSEPKIQLHLAVAKSLPDSP; encoded by the coding sequence ATGATGCGTCCTGAGCTTGCCCTCGCCATTACTCAATTCAACAACGGCGAATTCTATGCCTGTCACGACACCCTCGAAGCCCTCTGGTTAGAGGCCAGTGAACCTGAGCGCACGTTTTACCAAGGCTTGCTACAAATTGCCGTGGCCTGCTATCACCTGAGGCGGGGCAACCAGCGGGGGGCAATTTTGCTATTGGGGGAAGGGCGGCGTCGCCTTGAACAGTGTGATCCAGACGTTTGCGGCCTAGACTTGACAACCTTTTTGACGGCGGTAGCGGCGTTACAGGTGCAGCTTCAGACCCCCCTTGACTCAGAGCCGAAAATTCAACTGCATCTTGCTGTTGCTAAATCCCTGCCTGACAGCCCTTAA